A stretch of Longimicrobium terrae DNA encodes these proteins:
- a CDS encoding acetyltransferase, translated as MVQPLVIVGAGGHGREMAALVAEINAAAPRWELLGFVDDGREPGTAVGDSRVLGGAEWLLNSTIAPHVVLGLGSPALKRRLAERLRPRVAGFPALVHPGVTLHPSARVGEGVQVCAGCVVTVDLEIGAFATLNRLCTVSHDCRVGEYATLAPGVLLAGAVHVGEGADLGIGCSVIQGVRIGAWSIVGAGAAVVRDLPADCTAVGVPARPIRQRAAGWYLN; from the coding sequence ATGGTGCAGCCGCTGGTGATCGTGGGCGCGGGCGGGCACGGGCGCGAAATGGCGGCGCTGGTGGCGGAAATCAACGCCGCGGCGCCGCGGTGGGAGCTGCTGGGCTTTGTGGACGATGGCCGGGAGCCGGGCACCGCCGTGGGAGACTCGCGGGTGCTGGGCGGCGCGGAATGGCTTTTGAATTCAACCATCGCCCCCCATGTCGTCCTTGGATTGGGAAGCCCCGCGCTCAAGCGGCGGCTGGCCGAGCGTCTGCGCCCCCGGGTGGCCGGATTTCCCGCGCTGGTGCACCCCGGCGTCACGCTGCACCCGTCCGCGCGGGTGGGCGAGGGCGTGCAGGTGTGTGCCGGGTGCGTGGTGACGGTGGATCTGGAGATCGGCGCCTTTGCCACGCTGAACCGGCTGTGCACCGTATCGCACGACTGCCGGGTGGGCGAGTACGCCACGCTGGCCCCCGGAGTTCTGCTGGCCGGAGCCGTGCATGTGGGGGAGGGCGCGGACCTGGGGATCGGATGCAGCGTCATCCAGGGCGTCCGGATTGGAGCCTGGAGCATCGTGGGCGCGGGCGCGGCGGTGGTGCGCGACCTGCCCGCGGACTGCACCGCGGTGGGAGTGCCGGCGCGGCCCATCCGGCAGCGCGCCGCTGGATGGTACTTGAACTGA
- a CDS encoding sugar transferase gives MNARGYRGKRALDVVVALVALIVFSPLLLLTAVAVRVWLGSPVLFRQARPGLDGRPFTLLKFRTMRDAAGPDGRPLPDAERLGRVGRLLRASSLDELPELVNVLRGEMSLVGPRPLLMEYLPLYTPEQARRHQVRPGITGWAQVNGRNAVDWDERFRLDGWYVDHCSLALDLRVLVRTVSSVFRRQGISQAGHVTMEPFRGSARGGG, from the coding sequence GTGAACGCGCGGGGATACCGCGGCAAGCGCGCGCTGGACGTCGTCGTCGCGCTCGTGGCGCTCATCGTCTTTTCGCCGCTGCTGCTGCTGACCGCCGTCGCCGTGCGCGTGTGGCTGGGGAGCCCGGTGCTCTTCCGGCAGGCGCGGCCGGGTCTGGACGGGCGCCCGTTTACGCTCCTCAAGTTCCGCACGATGCGCGACGCGGCGGGGCCGGACGGCCGGCCGCTTCCCGACGCCGAGCGGCTGGGCCGGGTGGGTCGCCTGCTGCGCGCCTCCAGCCTGGACGAGCTTCCGGAGCTGGTCAACGTGCTGCGCGGCGAAATGAGCCTGGTGGGGCCTCGCCCGCTGCTGATGGAGTACCTGCCGCTGTACACGCCGGAGCAGGCCCGCCGGCACCAGGTGCGGCCGGGAATCACCGGGTGGGCGCAGGTGAACGGCCGCAACGCGGTGGACTGGGATGAGCGCTTTCGCCTGGACGGCTGGTACGTGGACCACTGCTCGCTGGCGCTGGACCTGCGGGTGCTGGTGCGCACCGTTTCCTCCGTGTTCCGCCGCCAGGGCATCAGCCAGGCCGGCCACGTGACCATGGAGCCGTTCCGCGGCTCCGCGCGCGGAGGCGGGTGA
- a CDS encoding heparinase II/III domain-containing protein has protein sequence MLPVDRWPRAVRTLARTYGARGAVLRAVHEGRRAAGRFRPAPRHAVAAEMAGAHPFRVDTGRLKASTDLAGAAERGDQVVRGFHQAYRWTWRPLPADAAGWSTHPSTGHAFPSAAPWWTVPHMGAASGDIKDLWEPGRFAWVYDLVRASMVTGDARYAEDFRRRFAVWRESSPPFRGPHWSCGQETAIRAFALLYAEANLPHTPGLAETLSASGERIADALGYAVSQRNNHAISEAAGLVALGVRFRGTHPEAEEWLRRGHRWMNTLVTEQFAVDGWYVQHSFTYLRLALDQCVLAERALRSAGLRLAPAAAERIAAAVRLLLAVIHPATGHVPNHGANDGAFVHPVTLAEYRDFRPVLTAVCATWGLPLPANVRACAETLAWLGLDAPPAGPALGDGVWSGPSGWAAVRLGEAQAFIRAGEYDSRPSHLDPLQLDVRLAGREVVVDAGTFAYNGPPPWKNGLVSARIHNGPVLDGREPGVRGPRFLWYLWPEARVLRAEIRGAQAVLEAEVPGRMRRTVHVSPSAVRVVDDVQPGVAEQAEVRWLLHPDADPRSVQVEGGAETAAAAEGDPAGWYSPGYGVRLPSRTVHAGRPAREGVRIVTTMAAGGV, from the coding sequence ATGCTTCCCGTTGACCGCTGGCCACGGGCCGTGCGCACGCTCGCCCGTACGTACGGCGCGCGCGGGGCCGTCCTGCGCGCCGTGCACGAGGGACGTCGCGCGGCGGGCCGCTTTCGTCCCGCGCCGCGGCACGCCGTCGCGGCGGAGATGGCCGGCGCGCACCCGTTCCGTGTGGACACTGGGAGATTGAAGGCCTCCACGGACCTCGCCGGGGCGGCGGAGCGCGGGGATCAGGTCGTCCGCGGCTTCCATCAGGCGTACCGGTGGACGTGGCGCCCGCTCCCTGCCGACGCTGCGGGGTGGAGCACGCATCCATCCACCGGCCACGCCTTTCCCTCCGCCGCGCCGTGGTGGACGGTGCCGCACATGGGCGCCGCCTCGGGCGACATCAAGGACCTGTGGGAGCCGGGCCGCTTCGCCTGGGTCTACGACCTCGTCCGCGCCTCCATGGTGACGGGCGACGCGCGCTACGCGGAGGACTTCCGCCGCCGCTTCGCCGTCTGGCGGGAAAGCAGTCCGCCCTTCCGCGGCCCGCACTGGTCGTGCGGGCAGGAGACGGCCATCCGCGCCTTCGCCCTGCTGTACGCGGAGGCCAATCTGCCGCACACGCCCGGCCTCGCCGAAACGCTTTCCGCCTCCGGCGAGCGGATCGCGGACGCCCTGGGCTACGCGGTGTCGCAGCGCAACAACCACGCGATCAGCGAGGCCGCTGGCCTTGTCGCACTGGGCGTGCGCTTTCGCGGCACCCACCCCGAGGCGGAAGAGTGGCTGCGCCGCGGGCACCGGTGGATGAATACGCTGGTCACCGAGCAGTTCGCCGTGGACGGATGGTACGTGCAGCACTCCTTCACCTACCTGCGCCTGGCGCTGGACCAGTGCGTCCTGGCCGAGCGGGCGCTGCGGTCGGCGGGGCTGCGGCTCGCCCCCGCGGCGGCGGAGCGCATCGCGGCGGCGGTGCGCCTGCTGCTGGCCGTCATCCACCCCGCGACGGGGCACGTGCCCAACCACGGGGCCAACGACGGCGCCTTCGTGCATCCCGTGACGCTGGCGGAGTACCGCGACTTCCGTCCCGTGCTCACCGCCGTCTGCGCCACGTGGGGGCTGCCGCTTCCCGCCAACGTGCGGGCGTGCGCGGAAACGCTCGCATGGCTGGGGCTCGACGCGCCGCCCGCCGGCCCCGCGCTGGGCGACGGCGTGTGGAGCGGCCCGTCCGGCTGGGCCGCCGTCCGTCTGGGAGAGGCGCAGGCCTTCATCCGCGCGGGCGAGTACGACAGCCGCCCCAGCCACCTGGACCCGCTGCAGCTGGACGTCCGGCTGGCGGGAAGAGAAGTGGTGGTGGATGCGGGGACGTTCGCCTACAACGGCCCGCCGCCGTGGAAGAACGGGCTGGTGAGCGCGCGGATCCACAACGGCCCGGTGCTGGACGGCCGCGAGCCCGGCGTGCGCGGCCCGCGCTTTCTGTGGTACCTGTGGCCGGAAGCGCGCGTCCTCCGCGCGGAAATCCGCGGCGCGCAGGCCGTCCTGGAGGCAGAGGTACCCGGCCGCATGCGCCGCACCGTGCACGTTTCCCCCTCCGCCGTGCGCGTGGTGGATGACGTGCAGCCCGGCGTGGCGGAGCAGGCCGAGGTGCGCTGGCTGCTGCATCCGGACGCCGATCCGCGCTCCGTCCAGGTGGAAGGCGGAGCGGAAACGGCGGCCGCCGCGGAAGGCGATCCGGCGGGATGGTACTCCCCCGGCTACGGCGTGCGCCTCCCCTCGCGGACCGTGCACGCCGGCCGTCCGGCCAGGGAAGGCGTGCGGATCGTGACGACGATGGCGGCCGGCGGTGTCTGA
- a CDS encoding glycosyltransferase family 4 protein, protein MPSLLWVNHFAVSPAQGGGTRHFELGRELVRLGWDVTIAASDFHLHSRRYGSRDSAADTAGKDEVIDGVRFRWLWAAPYQGNDWRRVHNWLSFSQRVRGYRDAKADVVIGSSPHLFAALAAERLAKKRGVPFVFEVRDLWPESLTALGQGRGMTYRVLDRIAAGLYRRADRVLVLAGGSATYLREQKGVPAERLVHVPNGVDVSAYSRIERPDRRTMTLVYTGAHGPANGLDTVLQAAEMLAGRPEIRFLLVGDGPAKPALVEEAARRGLKNVEFRDPISKTAMPALLAEADAGLMVLREAPLFAFGVSPNKLFDYFGAALPVVCNVPGEVAEMVSSAGAGEQTADSSAAALVAAVERLAARPAGERRAMGVAGRAWVAREHDRPVLAARLDAMLRSLLPAHASR, encoded by the coding sequence ATGCCGTCACTGCTCTGGGTAAACCACTTCGCCGTTTCGCCCGCGCAGGGCGGCGGCACGCGCCACTTTGAGCTGGGGCGCGAGCTGGTGCGGCTGGGATGGGACGTCACCATCGCCGCATCGGACTTTCACCTGCACTCGCGCCGCTACGGCAGCCGCGACAGCGCCGCCGACACGGCCGGCAAGGACGAGGTCATCGACGGCGTGCGCTTCCGCTGGCTGTGGGCGGCGCCGTACCAGGGCAACGACTGGCGCCGGGTGCACAACTGGCTCTCGTTCAGCCAGCGGGTGCGCGGCTACCGGGATGCCAAGGCGGACGTGGTGATCGGCTCCTCCCCGCACCTGTTCGCCGCGCTGGCGGCGGAGCGATTGGCAAAGAAGCGCGGCGTGCCGTTCGTCTTTGAGGTGCGCGACCTGTGGCCGGAAAGCCTGACCGCGCTGGGGCAGGGCCGGGGGATGACGTACCGCGTGCTGGACCGCATCGCCGCCGGGCTGTACCGCCGCGCGGACCGCGTGCTGGTGCTGGCGGGCGGCTCGGCGACGTATCTGCGCGAGCAGAAGGGCGTTCCCGCCGAGCGGCTGGTGCACGTTCCCAACGGCGTGGACGTTTCCGCCTACTCGCGCATCGAGCGGCCGGACCGGCGGACGATGACGCTGGTGTACACCGGCGCGCACGGCCCCGCCAACGGGCTCGACACCGTCCTCCAGGCGGCGGAAATGCTGGCCGGGCGGCCGGAGATCCGCTTTCTGCTCGTCGGTGACGGCCCCGCCAAGCCGGCGCTGGTGGAAGAGGCCGCGCGGCGCGGATTGAAGAACGTGGAGTTCCGCGACCCCATCTCCAAGACGGCGATGCCCGCGCTGCTGGCGGAGGCGGACGCCGGATTGATGGTGCTGCGCGAGGCGCCGCTCTTCGCTTTCGGCGTGAGTCCCAACAAGCTGTTCGACTACTTCGGCGCGGCGCTCCCCGTGGTCTGCAACGTCCCCGGCGAGGTGGCGGAGATGGTGAGCAGCGCCGGCGCCGGCGAGCAGACGGCGGATTCGTCCGCCGCGGCGCTGGTGGCCGCGGTGGAGCGCCTGGCCGCGCGCCCGGCCGGCGAGCGCCGCGCGATGGGCGTGGCGGGACGCGCCTGGGTGGCGCGCGAACACGACCGCCCCGTCCTGGCCGCCCGGCTGGACGCCATGCTCCGCTCGCTGCTTCCGGCGCATGCTTCCCGTTGA
- the asnB gene encoding asparagine synthase (glutamine-hydrolyzing) has product MCGIAGFCGRFDPDVLGGMISCVAHRGPDGEGRRILEPGGERRRVGLAHRRLSIIDLSDDGAQPMGVTCDRCGSDARAGNPHAGLWLTYNGEIYNFPELRRDLESRGHRFHSRTDSEVLLHLYADEGPAMLERLNGIFALALYDGRPSGQRGGMRPGDVLVARDGLGVKPLYYAQVADGLLFGSEIKSLLATGLVSRDLDPAAIHYHLAYLWAPAPTTILSGVRKLRPGFALIVRDGAIEREWCHYDLPYGRERMGGTEEEVARDLAREVEAAVDRQMVADVPVGAFLSGGLDSSAVVAMMRRVRPDYRPRCYSIGFRGDGEVEGNPADLPYARRVAKHLDVDLCVLEIEADAIGHLERMLYQLDEPQADPAPINALLIAERARADGTKVLLSGAGGDDLFSGYRRHYALRMERAWSWLPGPVRGGLAAGARWAAEGGMGMMDRPAARRAAKAFAYADLDTDRRMASYFWWSGEAVRRELYTPAFAAATRHLDTAAPLVETLARIPGERDPLNRMLYLEAKHFLADHNLNYTDKTGMSAGVETRVPLLDRELIDFATRIPPEMKQRGRVGKSIFKKSMEPFLPHDVIYRPKTGFGAPLRGWLHGELRDMRDDTLSAASLSRRGWFEPAAVARLLERDRRGEVDAAYTIFSLMCIELWCRMFVDAPLPVRAAA; this is encoded by the coding sequence ATGTGCGGGATCGCGGGGTTCTGCGGCCGGTTTGATCCGGACGTGCTGGGGGGAATGATCAGCTGCGTGGCCCATCGCGGGCCGGACGGCGAGGGCCGGCGCATCCTGGAGCCGGGCGGCGAGCGCCGCCGCGTGGGGCTGGCGCACCGCCGCCTTTCCATCATCGACCTGTCCGACGATGGCGCCCAGCCCATGGGCGTCACCTGCGACAGGTGCGGCTCCGACGCGCGCGCCGGCAATCCGCACGCGGGGCTGTGGCTCACCTACAACGGCGAGATCTACAACTTTCCCGAGCTGCGCCGCGACCTGGAATCCCGCGGCCACCGCTTCCACAGCCGCACGGACAGCGAGGTGCTGCTGCACCTGTACGCCGACGAGGGCCCGGCCATGCTGGAGCGCCTCAACGGCATCTTCGCCCTGGCCCTGTACGACGGCCGTCCCAGCGGCCAGCGCGGCGGCATGCGCCCCGGCGACGTCCTCGTGGCGCGCGACGGGCTGGGCGTAAAGCCGCTGTACTACGCGCAGGTGGCGGACGGGCTGCTCTTCGGCTCGGAGATCAAGTCGCTGCTGGCCACGGGCCTCGTTTCGCGCGACCTGGACCCCGCCGCCATCCACTATCACCTCGCCTACCTCTGGGCCCCGGCTCCGACGACCATCCTGAGCGGCGTGCGCAAGCTGCGCCCCGGCTTTGCGCTCATCGTCCGCGACGGCGCCATCGAGCGCGAGTGGTGCCACTACGACCTGCCGTACGGCCGCGAGCGGATGGGCGGCACCGAGGAGGAAGTCGCCCGCGACCTGGCGCGCGAGGTGGAGGCCGCGGTAGACCGGCAGATGGTGGCCGACGTACCCGTGGGCGCGTTCCTTTCCGGCGGGCTGGACAGCAGCGCCGTCGTCGCGATGATGCGCCGCGTGCGGCCGGACTACCGGCCCCGCTGCTACTCCATCGGCTTTCGCGGCGACGGCGAGGTGGAGGGCAACCCGGCGGACCTGCCGTACGCGCGCCGCGTCGCCAAGCACCTGGACGTGGACCTGTGCGTGCTGGAGATCGAGGCCGACGCCATCGGCCATCTGGAGCGCATGCTGTACCAGCTGGATGAGCCGCAGGCGGACCCGGCGCCCATCAACGCCCTGCTGATCGCCGAGCGCGCCCGGGCGGACGGCACCAAGGTCCTGCTTTCCGGCGCGGGCGGCGACGACCTGTTCAGCGGCTACCGGCGCCACTACGCCCTGCGGATGGAGCGCGCCTGGAGCTGGCTGCCCGGCCCGGTGCGCGGCGGGCTGGCCGCGGGCGCGCGCTGGGCCGCGGAAGGCGGAATGGGGATGATGGACCGCCCCGCCGCCCGCCGCGCCGCCAAGGCGTTCGCCTACGCGGACCTGGATACGGACCGCCGGATGGCCAGCTACTTCTGGTGGAGCGGCGAGGCCGTGCGGCGCGAGCTGTACACCCCCGCGTTCGCCGCCGCCACGCGCCACCTGGACACCGCCGCGCCGCTGGTGGAAACGCTCGCCCGCATTCCCGGCGAGCGCGACCCGCTGAACCGCATGCTGTACCTGGAGGCCAAGCACTTTCTGGCCGACCACAACCTGAACTACACCGACAAGACCGGGATGTCGGCCGGAGTGGAGACGCGCGTGCCGCTGCTGGACCGCGAGCTCATCGACTTCGCCACGCGCATTCCGCCGGAGATGAAGCAGCGCGGGCGGGTGGGCAAATCCATCTTCAAGAAGTCGATGGAGCCCTTTCTGCCGCACGACGTCATCTACCGTCCCAAGACCGGGTTCGGCGCGCCGCTGCGCGGATGGCTGCACGGCGAACTGCGCGACATGCGTGACGATACCCTGAGCGCCGCGTCTCTTTCCCGCCGGGGCTGGTTTGAACCCGCCGCGGTCGCGCGCCTGCTGGAGCGCGACCGCCGCGGTGAGGTGGACGCCGCGTACACCATCTTTTCGCTGATGTGCATTGAACTGTGGTGCCGCATGTTCGTCGATGCGCCCCTTCCCGTGCGCGCCGCCGCCTGA
- a CDS encoding glycosyltransferase, translating into MKPAVSGGRRGWVTMFNGSRDGYQVPLALAEAGMLEALVTDWYSPLDRGWFGGLAARLPAGLRGYLARRHAPGLPSSRVRSRRGEAVRQMLGIGSHETGDARLGAWAGRLASRRGAGLLAYSYYAHAAFSAYPAGSGPRVLFQVHPHPASLRRLFEEEMALAGGMVATLADEEEMTASPARFRQLSEEPGMAEHCFVASAFTRRTLVENGVHPDRVTVIPYGVDLERFQPPAAPPLGPLRVLFVGQMVQRKGLRYLLEAWKRAALPDAELVLAGRGRMDDELLAQYAGLFRLERDAGPDRLRELYQESDICCVPSLAEGFGLVYLESLACGTPVIGTDNTGAADLVRDGQEGFVVPIRDTDALVDRLRWCHANRDELAAMRTLARRRAEEHSWPAFRRALVAGLRALDTGAHPG; encoded by the coding sequence GTGAAGCCTGCCGTGAGCGGTGGGCGGCGGGGCTGGGTCACCATGTTCAACGGATCGCGCGACGGCTACCAGGTGCCGCTGGCGCTGGCGGAAGCCGGAATGCTGGAGGCGCTGGTCACCGACTGGTACTCGCCGCTGGACCGCGGCTGGTTCGGCGGGCTGGCGGCGCGGCTTCCGGCGGGGCTGCGCGGCTACCTGGCCCGCCGCCATGCGCCGGGGCTTCCCTCGTCGCGTGTACGGTCGCGGCGGGGCGAGGCGGTGCGGCAGATGCTGGGCATCGGCTCGCACGAGACGGGCGACGCGCGCCTGGGCGCCTGGGCCGGGCGGCTGGCCTCGCGCCGCGGGGCCGGGCTGCTGGCGTACAGCTACTACGCGCACGCCGCGTTTTCCGCCTATCCGGCGGGAAGCGGGCCGCGCGTGCTGTTTCAGGTGCATCCGCATCCCGCGTCGCTGCGCCGGCTGTTCGAGGAGGAGATGGCGCTGGCGGGCGGCATGGTGGCCACGCTGGCGGACGAGGAGGAGATGACGGCCTCGCCCGCGCGCTTCCGGCAGCTTTCGGAAGAGCCGGGGATGGCGGAGCACTGCTTCGTGGCGTCGGCGTTCACCCGGCGCACGCTGGTGGAGAACGGGGTGCACCCCGACCGCGTCACCGTCATCCCCTACGGCGTGGATCTGGAGCGCTTTCAGCCCCCGGCGGCACCGCCGTTGGGGCCGCTTCGCGTGCTCTTCGTGGGGCAGATGGTGCAGCGCAAGGGGCTTCGCTACCTGCTGGAAGCGTGGAAGCGGGCCGCGCTCCCGGACGCGGAACTGGTGCTGGCGGGGCGCGGGCGGATGGATGATGAACTGCTGGCGCAGTATGCCGGCCTGTTCCGCCTGGAGCGCGACGCGGGGCCGGACCGGCTGCGCGAACTGTATCAGGAGAGCGACATCTGCTGCGTTCCCTCGCTCGCCGAAGGGTTCGGGCTGGTGTACCTGGAGTCGCTGGCCTGCGGAACGCCGGTCATCGGCACGGACAACACCGGCGCGGCGGACCTGGTGCGCGACGGGCAGGAAGGCTTTGTCGTACCCATTCGCGACACGGATGCGCTGGTGGACCGCCTGCGCTGGTGCCATGCCAACCGGGACGAACTGGCCGCCATGCGCACGCTGGCCAGGCGCCGCGCGGAAGAACACTCGTGGCCCGCCTTTCGCCGCGCGCTGGTCGCCGGGCTGCGGGCGCTGGACACGGGTGCTCACCCGGGCTGA
- a CDS encoding glycosyltransferase, with amino-acid sequence MSLPRGSRLCFVADGRSPIARNYIQHFIARGDEVHLISTFPFDGAGMRLASLNVVPAAFARFAGANAGRPADAPAPGGVARIARQLRARAVSAAFPAVFGWLAPAADVGRHVHRIRELILKIDPVLVHAMRIPFEGILAAQALEGLPYPLVMSVWGNDLELWAARYPLVARLTRRALARADALHPDCGRDLTLAMDWGWDAHRPAAVFPSNGGIRTSLFHPGEPDAGVAARYGIPAGRPVVLNSRGFRAYVRNDAFFRSIPLVLRRRPDAVFAAVAMEGHPRAQRWVRELGIGDAVHLLPRVPPAEMAELFRLAAASVSPSEFDGTPNTLLESMACGAFPVAGNIASVREWVRDGENGILFPPADAQALADATVRALDDAELRRTAGERNAALIRERGEYEGSMARAEALYAAAIPAAAGRGTAP; translated from the coding sequence GTGAGCCTGCCCCGCGGCAGCCGGCTGTGTTTTGTGGCCGACGGGCGCAGCCCCATCGCGCGCAACTACATTCAGCACTTCATCGCGCGCGGCGATGAGGTGCACCTGATCTCCACCTTTCCCTTTGACGGGGCGGGGATGCGGCTGGCCAGCCTGAACGTGGTGCCGGCCGCATTCGCGCGTTTCGCCGGCGCCAACGCGGGACGGCCGGCGGATGCCCCCGCGCCGGGCGGGGTGGCGCGGATTGCGCGCCAGCTTCGCGCGCGCGCCGTATCCGCCGCGTTCCCGGCCGTGTTCGGGTGGCTGGCCCCGGCCGCGGACGTGGGGCGCCACGTGCACCGCATCCGCGAACTGATCCTGAAGATCGACCCGGTGCTGGTGCACGCCATGCGCATCCCGTTCGAGGGGATCCTGGCGGCGCAGGCGCTGGAAGGCCTGCCGTACCCGCTGGTGATGTCCGTCTGGGGCAACGACCTGGAGCTGTGGGCCGCGCGCTATCCGCTGGTGGCGCGCCTCACCCGCCGCGCCCTGGCCCGCGCCGATGCGCTGCACCCGGACTGCGGGCGCGACCTGACGCTGGCCATGGACTGGGGATGGGATGCCCATCGCCCGGCGGCCGTCTTTCCCAGCAACGGCGGCATCCGCACTTCGCTCTTTCACCCCGGCGAGCCGGACGCGGGCGTGGCCGCGCGGTACGGCATTCCCGCGGGTCGCCCCGTGGTGCTGAACTCGCGCGGCTTTCGCGCGTACGTGCGCAACGACGCGTTCTTCCGCTCCATCCCGCTCGTTCTGCGCCGCCGGCCGGACGCCGTGTTCGCCGCCGTGGCGATGGAAGGGCATCCGCGGGCGCAGCGCTGGGTGCGCGAACTGGGGATCGGGGACGCGGTGCACCTTCTTCCCCGCGTGCCGCCCGCGGAGATGGCGGAACTGTTCCGGCTGGCGGCGGCTTCCGTGTCGCCGTCGGAGTTCGACGGGACGCCCAACACGCTGCTGGAATCCATGGCGTGCGGCGCCTTTCCCGTCGCGGGGAACATCGCCTCGGTGCGCGAGTGGGTGCGCGACGGGGAGAACGGAATCCTGTTTCCCCCCGCGGACGCGCAGGCGCTGGCGGACGCCACGGTGCGCGCGCTGGACGACGCGGAACTGCGCCGCACGGCGGGGGAGCGCAACGCGGCCCTCATCCGCGAGCGCGGGGAGTACGAGGGGTCCATGGCGCGGGCGGAGGCGCTGTACGCGGCCGCCATTCCGGCCGCCGCGGGGCGGGGGACGGCGCCGTGA
- a CDS encoding glycosyltransferase family 4 protein, giving the protein MPRILVVSNSPTPYNDSLYQHLAARPGVELHVAYGARVESHRLWKLDENKAYGYEVLPGVTVRGSLHLNWGLLGLVTRFRPDVAVLTGSYTLPVVRLAAAVLRMRGIPWVYWGEELAHDDAAAAPRRWLRDRMRGMLRSARGVLAIGSRACTSYARVGIAPERIADFRYYADTGHFALSPDARQSARAEVRASAGVSPEACAVLYAGQMIGRKRVDTLLRALAEAPDVVALLAGEGPDRAALQALARELGVEDRVRFLGFVQPAELPRAFAAADGFVLPSEWEGWGVVVPEAMAAGLPVLASERVNAALDLVHHGESGWRFAVGDAAGLAAGLRALSASPGARDRMSAAARQAVRGEAPQVAAERLVRLLDAARAGRPLAGI; this is encoded by the coding sequence TTGCCTAGGATTCTGGTGGTGAGCAACAGCCCCACGCCGTACAACGACTCGCTCTACCAGCACCTGGCCGCGCGGCCGGGGGTGGAGCTGCACGTGGCGTACGGGGCGCGGGTGGAGTCGCACCGGCTGTGGAAGCTGGATGAGAACAAGGCGTACGGATACGAGGTGCTTCCCGGCGTGACGGTGCGCGGCTCGCTGCACCTGAACTGGGGGCTGCTGGGGCTGGTGACGCGATTCCGCCCGGACGTGGCGGTGCTCACGGGTTCGTACACGCTCCCCGTGGTGCGCCTGGCGGCGGCGGTGCTGCGGATGCGCGGGATTCCCTGGGTGTACTGGGGCGAGGAGCTGGCGCACGACGACGCCGCGGCGGCGCCCCGGCGCTGGCTGCGCGACCGCATGCGGGGAATGCTGCGCTCCGCGCGCGGGGTGCTGGCCATCGGCTCGCGGGCGTGCACGTCGTACGCGCGGGTGGGGATCGCCCCGGAGCGCATCGCCGACTTCCGCTACTACGCCGACACCGGCCACTTCGCCCTGTCTCCCGACGCGCGGCAGAGCGCCCGCGCGGAAGTGCGGGCGTCCGCTGGCGTGTCCCCGGAGGCGTGCGCGGTGCTGTACGCCGGGCAGATGATCGGCCGCAAGCGGGTGGATACGCTGCTGCGCGCGCTGGCGGAGGCGCCGGACGTGGTCGCGCTGCTGGCGGGAGAGGGGCCGGACCGCGCGGCGCTGCAGGCGCTGGCGCGGGAGCTGGGGGTGGAGGACCGGGTGCGCTTTCTGGGCTTCGTGCAGCCGGCGGAGCTGCCGCGCGCCTTTGCCGCCGCGGACGGCTTCGTGCTCCCCTCGGAGTGGGAGGGGTGGGGCGTGGTGGTGCCCGAGGCGATGGCGGCGGGGCTCCCGGTGCTGGCGTCGGAGCGGGTGAACGCCGCGCTGGACCTGGTGCACCACGGCGAGTCCGGGTGGCGATTCGCGGTGGGCGACGCGGCCGGGCTGGCGGCGGGACTGCGCGCGCTGTCCGCCTCGCCCGGGGCGCGCGACCGCATGTCCGCCGCGGCGCGCCAGGCGGTGCGCGGCGAGGCGCCGCAGGTGGCGGCGGAGCGGCTGGTGCGTCTGCTGGACGCGGCCCGTGCGGGCCGTCCGCTGGCCGGGATCTGA